One part of the Lotus japonicus ecotype B-129 chromosome 2, LjGifu_v1.2 genome encodes these proteins:
- the LOC130741161 gene encoding transcription initiation factor IIE subunit beta-like translates to MALQEKLDRFKRQQEKCQSTLTSIASTKASATQNGRRTPTPTPPAPVPVKFSNDTERLQHINSIRKAPVGAQMKRVIALLFESRQAFTMEQINEACYVDMRANKDVFDSMRKNPKVKFDGEKFSYKSKHDLRDKKELLFLIRKFPEGIAVIDLKDSYPTVLEDLQALKAAREIWLLSNFDSQEDIAYPNDPKVPIKVDDDLKQLFRGIELPRDMIDIERDLQKNGMKPATNTAKRRSAAQMQGISSKPKPKKKKNEITKRTKLTNAHLPELFQNLKDS, encoded by the exons ATGGCGTTGCAAGAAAAGCTTGACAGGTTCAAAAGGCAGCAAGAGAAGTGTCAATCGACCCTCACCAGCATTGCATCTACCAAGGCTTCTGCTACACAAAATGGCCGAAGAACACCGACACCAACACCACCCGCTCCTGTTCCTGTCAAATTCTCCAACGATACTGAGAGACTTCAGCATATTAACAGTATACGTAAAGCCCCCGTTGGAGCTCAGATGAAGCGTGTTATTGCTCTCCTATTTGAG TCTCGACAGGCTTTCACAATGGAGCAAATAAATGAAGCATGCTATGTGGACATGAGAGCTAACAAAGATGTTTTTGACAGTATGAGGAAAAACCCGAAAGTCAAATTTGATGGGGAGAAATTCTCTTACAAG TCAAAGCATGATCTTAGGGACAAAAAAGAGCTGCTCTTTCTGATACGCAAGTTTCCAGAGGGCATTGCTGTTATTGACCTAAAGGATTCTTACCCAACTGTGTTGGAGGACTTGCag GCTTTGAAAGCTGCAAGGGAGATTTGGCTGCTGTCCAACTTTGATTCCCAGGAAGACATTGCCTACCCTAATGATCCTAAAGTTCCCATTAAGGTGGATGATGACCTAAAACAGCTTTTCCGGGGGATTGAATTGCCTCGTGATATGATTGATATTGAGAGGGATCTCCAAAAAAACGGAATGAAGCCTGCTACTAACACAGCAAAGAGAAGGAGTGCAGCGCAAATGCAAGGCATTTCTTCCAAGCCTaaacctaagaagaagaagaatgaaatcACCAAGAGGACCAAGCTGACTAATGCCCATCTTCCAGAGCTTTTTCAGAACTTAAAAGATTCTTGA